In Mycobacteriales bacterium, the genomic window CCGGAAGTACTCCGCCATCGTCAGCGCGGACAGGCCGACCCGCAGCCGGGTGCCCGGCGGCTCGTCCATCTGACCGAAGACCAGCGCGGTCTGGTTGATGACGCCGGACTCGGTCATCTCCAGGAACAGGTCGTTGCCCTCACGGGTCCGCTCGCCCACACCGGCGAACACCGACACGCCGCCGAACTCCTGCGCGACGCGGCGGATCATCTCCTGGATCAGCACGGTCTTGCCCACACCGGCGCCGCCGAACAGGCCGATCTTCCCGCCGGCCACGTACGGCGTGAGCAGGTCGATGACCTTGATGCCGGTCTCCAGCAGCTCGGTCTTGCCCTCGAGCTGGTCGAACGGCGGGGCCGAGCGGTGGATCGGCCAGACCTCGCCGGCCCGGAAGCTCGGGTCGTCCAGGCAGCGGCCGAGCGCGTTGAACACGTGCCCCTTGACCTGGTCGCCGACCGGAACCTCGATCGGGCGGCCGGTGTCGGAGACGGTGGCGCCGCGGATGAGGCCGTCGGTCGGCTGCATCGAGATCGCCCGCACCGTGTTGTCGCCGATGTGCTGGGCGACCTCCAGGGTGAGCTCCTTGTTCAGCGGGTTGCCCTCGCCGAGGTCGACGCCGACGTGCAGGGCGTTGTTCAGCTCCGGCATCTCGCCCCGGCCGAACTCGACGTCGACGACCGGGCCGGTGACCCGGACGACGCGGCCGGTGCCGGTCGCAGTCTCCTGCGGTTCCCGTACTGCGGTCATGACCTCTCGCTCCCTGCCGACGCGAGCGCGTCCGCGCCGCCGACGATCTCGCTGATCTCCTGGGTGATCTCCGCCTGCCGGGCCTGGTTCGCCTGGCGCGTGTACGTCTTGATCAGGTCCTCGGCGTTGTCCGTCGCCGACTTCATCGCCCGCCGCCGGGACGCCGACTCCGACGCCGCCGACTCCAGCAGGGCGGCGTAGATCCGGGCGTTGACGTACTTCGGCAGGAGGGCGCCGAGCAGCTCGGCCGGCTCCGGCTCGAACTCGTACGCGGGGAGGTAGCCCTCGGGGGCCTCCTCCTCGCTCTCCTCCACGACCAGCGGCGCGATCCGCTTCGCCACCGGGTTCTGGCTGAGCATCGACTTGAACTCGGTGTAGACGATGTGGATCTCGTCCACGCCGACCACGCCGTCCTCGCCGCCGCCCTCGTCGGTGTCGTCCATGCCGGCCAGGAACGATCGCACCAGCGTGGACCCGACCTCGCGGGCGTCGGTGAACGCCGGCTGCTCGGAGAACCCGGTCCACTCCTGCGCGACCTCGCGGTTGCGGAAGCGGTAGTAGGCCGAGCCCTTGCGGCCGATGACGTACCGGACCGGCTCCTTGCCCTCCTCGCGCAGCAGCGACTCCAGCCCGTTGGCCGTGCGCAGCGCGTTGGAGCTGTACGCCCCGGCCAGCCCGCGGTCGCTGGTGATGACCAGGATCGCGGCCCGGCGCGGGTTCTCCCGCTCGGACAGCAGCGGGTGGTCGGTGTTGGAGTTGGACGCGAGCGCCGACAGCGCCCGGGTCAGCTCGTTGACGTAGGGCAGCGACGCCTGCACCCGCAGCTGCGCCTTGGCGATGCGGGAGGTGGCGACGAGCTCCATGGCCTTGGTGATCTGCTTGGTCTGGGTGACCGCGCGGATCCGCCGGCGCAGGATGCGCAGAGTGCCTGCCATGGGGTCAGCCCTGGTTCCGGGCCGGCTGCGGCTGCTTGTAGCGGGTGACCTTCTCCTGGCCGACCTGGTCGGAGTCCATCGCCTCGGCGTCGGGCTCGTTGACGATCAGCTGCTTGCCCTCGGAGGTCTGGAACTCGTTCTTGAACGAGTCGATCGCGCCCTTCAGCGACTCGACGGTGTCGTCCTCGAGCTTGCCGGTCTGCAGGATCGCGTCGTAGATGCCCTGGTGGTCGCGGCTGAGGTAGTCGAGGAACTCGCCCTCGAACTTGCGGACGTCCCCGACCGGGACGACGTCCAGCGCGCCGGTGGCGCCGGCCCAGATCGACACGACCTCCCGCTCGACCGGGTACGGCGAATACTGCGGCTGCTTGAGCAGCTCCACCAGCCGGGAGCCGCGGGCCAGCTGGTCCTGCGAGGCCTGGTCCAGGTCGGAGCCGAACGCCGAGAACGCCTCCAGCTCGCGGTACTGCGCGAGGTTCAGCCGCAGCGTGCCGGCCACCGTCTTCATCGCCTTGATCTGGGCGTTGCCGGCGACCCGGGAGACCGAGACACCGACGTTGATGGCCGGGCGGACACCGGAGTTGAACAGGCCGGTTTCCAGGAAGATCTGCCCGTCGGTGATCGAGATGACGTTCGTCGGGATGTAGGCCGAGATGTCGTTGCCGCGGGTCTCGATGATCGGGAACCCGGTCATCGAACCGCCGCCGAGCTCGTCGGACAGCTTGGCGCAGCGCTCCAGCAGCCGCGAGTGCAGGTAGAACACGTCGCCCGGGTAGGCCTCGCGGCCCGGCGGCCGGCGCAGCAGCAGCGAGACCGCGCGGTACGCCTCGGCCTGCTTGGACAGGTCGTCGAAGACGATCAACACGTGGTTGCCGGCATACATCCAGTGCTGGCCGATGGCCGAGCCGGTATAGGGCGCGAGGTACTTGAAGCCGGCGGCGTCGGAGGCCGGGGCGGCGACGATCGTCGTGTACTCCAGGGCGCCGGCCTCCTCCAGCGTCTGCCGCAGCGCGGCGATCGTGGAGCCCTTCTGCCCGATCGCCACGTAGATGCAGCGGACCTGCTGCTTCGGGTCGCCGGTGGCCCAGTTGGCCTTCTGGTTGATGATCGTGTCGATGGCGATCGCGGTCTTGCCGGTCTGCCGGTCGCCGATGATGAGCTGGCGCTGGCCCCGGCCGATGGCCGTCATCGCGTCGATGGCCTTGATGCCGGTCTGCAGCGGCTCGCGGACCGGCTGCCGCTGCACCACGGTCGGCGCCTGCAGCTCCAGCGGCCGGCGCTCGTCGGAGGCGATGTCCCCGAGCCCGTCGATCGGCTCGCCCAGCGGGTCGACGACGCGGCCGAGGAAGTTGTCGCCCACCGGGACGGACAGGATCTCGCCGGTGCGGTAGACCGGCTGGTCCTCGTCGATGCCCTGCTGGTCGCCGAGGATGACGACGCCGATCTCCCGGACGTCGAGGTTCAGGGCCAGGCCCAGCGTGCCGTCCTCGAAGCGGAGCAGCTCGTTGGTCATCGCCGAGGGCAGCCCCTCGACGCGGGCGATCCCGTCACCGGTCTCGGCGACCGTGCCGACCTCCTCGCGCGTGACCTCCGGCGAGTAGGAGGAGACGTACTCGTCCAGAGCGGATCGGATCTCGTCCGTCGAGATGGTCAACTCAGCCATTGCTGCACCCCTGCATTCGCATTTCGTCAACGGTCACAGTGTCGCCTGCCCACGCGGCGGCCCGCATCACGTCGTGCCCTACCCGGCCAGCCGGTGCCGGAGCCCGGACAGCCGGGACAGCACGCTGCCGTCGATGACCTCGTCGTTCACCCGCACCACCAGGCCGCCGAGCAGCTGCGGATCGACCGCGATCTGCAGCGAGACCGCCCGCCCGTAGATGCGGCCGAGCGCGGTCACCAGCCGCTGCTCCTGCTGGTCGCTCAGCGCGGCCGGCGCGGTCACGTAGGCCACGTACCGCTCCCGGCGGTCGGCGGCCAGCTCGACCAGCTCGTCGAGCGCGTGCTCCAGGCTGCGCCCGCGCGGGGCCCGGACGGTCTGGTCCAGCAGCCGCCGCGTGGTCGGGTCGACCCGCTCGCCGATCAGCCGGTCCAGCAGCTCGAGCCGGCGCTCGATCGGGGTCGAGCCGTCCTGCAGCGCCTGCCGCAACCGGGGCTCGCCCCCGATGATCCGGCCGAACCGGAACAGCTCGTCCTCGACGTCGTCCAGCGTCCCGCTGCGCTCGGCCACCCCGAGGGAGGCCCGCCGGCTGAGCGTCTCGACGGCGTCGGCCAGGTCGGCCGAGGACGACCAGCGCTCGCGCACCAGCGGCCGCAGCAGCTCCAGCGCCCGGACGTCGAGCTGCTGCCCGAGCACCCGGTCGAACAGCGCCTGCCGGCGGTCCGGCTCGGCCGAGGAGTCCGACAGCGCCCGGCGCAGCCCGCTCTCCCGGTCCAGCAGCACGGTGACCTCGGCCAGCTGCTCCGCCAGCGCGACGAGGTCGGACGCCGTGGACCGGTCGATCAGGCCGTCGAGCGCCGCGGTGCCGGCGGCCAGCGTCTCCCGGCTGGCCGCACCCGAGCCAGCCATCACCGGCGACGGCGGGTACGGCCGCCGCCGCTGTCACCGCTGCCGCCGTCCGCCTCGCCGGCGGGCGGCGCCGAGGTCTCGGTCGCCGAGGGGGTCGACGGAGCCGAGGGCGCCGACGGAGCCGAGGGCGCGTCGGAGCCCGCGGCCCCGCTCGAGTCGCCCGCCCCGACACCGGCCGGCACCGAGTTGGCCATGCCGTCCAGGTCGTCCAGGAAGCGGTCGACCGTGCGCTGCCGGGCCGAGTCGTCGGCGAGGGACTCGCCCACCACCCGCTCGGCGAGCTGGGTCGCCAGCGAGCCGATCTCGCCCCGCAGCTCGCGGACGACCAGCTGCCGCTGGACGGTCAGCTGCTCCTCGCCACGGGTGACGATGCGGGCCGACTCCTCCTGCGCGGTCGTCCGCATCTCCTCGATGATCCGCTGGCCCTCGGCCCGGGCGTTGTCCCGGATCTGGGCCGCCTCGGTGCGGGCCTCGGTCAGCTGCCGGCGGTACTCACCGAGCAGCCGCTGAGCCTCCGCCTGCGCCTCCTCGGCCCGCTTGATGCCGCCCTCGATCGCGTCCCGGCGGGCCTGGAAGGTTGCCTCCATGCGCGGCCAGACGTACTTCATCAGCACGAAGACCACGATCGCGAAGGTGATCAGGCCGATGACAAGCTCGCCGACGGCGGGGATGACCGGGTTGGGCCCGGACTCCTCGACCGGCGTCGTCTCGGCGGCAAGGTAGAGCAGCATGAGCGGGGCTCCCTAGCGCCGTCGGATCAGGTGATGATGAAGGGGACGACGAAGCCCAGGATGGCCAGCGCCTCGGACAGCGCGAACCCGAGGAACAGGTACGTCCGGGTCAGGCCGGCCGACTCGGGCTGCCGGGCGGTGGCCTGGATGTAGGCCGCGAAGACGATGCCGACGCCGATGCCGGGGCCGATGGCCGCGAGGCCGTACCCGATCGTGCCGACGTTGCCGTTCACTTCAGCGAGAAACGACACGGATGGATCTCCTCCTTGAGGTCGCGTGAGCCCGCTCACGCGGACGGTCTGGGTGAGGCGGGCGGCCTCAGTGCTCGGTCTCCATGGCACCGGAGATGAACGTGGCGGTGAGCACCACGAACACGTAGGCCTGCAGCAGCTCGATGAGCAGCTCGAAGAACGTCATGACCAGGGTCATGAGGAACGAGACCGGAAAGAAGATCACGGAGAAGTTGCCGACCGTCAGCAGGTAGACCGTGCCGGTGGCGAAGACCGCCAGCAGCAGGTGGCCGGCCAGCATGTTGGCGAAGAGCCGGACCGCGAGCGTGAACGGCCGGAAGATGAAGGTCGAGGCGAACTCGATCGGCGTGACCAGGATGTACAGCGCCGGCGGGACGCCGGGCGGGAAGAGGTTGTTCTTGAAGTACGGCCCCAGGCCCTGCTGCCGGATCCCGAGGTAGTTGAACAGGATGTACGTGATCGCGGCGAGCACGACCGGGAACGCGAACCGCCCCATCGGCGAGATCTGCGCGAACGGGATGATGCCCATCACGTTGTTGATCACGATGAAGAAGAACAGCGACGCCAGGTAGGGCGCGAAGCGCAGACCCTCGGAGCCGATGACCTCGCGGCTGACGCCGTCCCGGACGAACGAGTACGCCGACTCGCCGAAGTACTGCAGGCGGCCGGGCACGAGCTTCGGGTGGCGGGTCGCGTAGACGAAGAAGAGGACCATCAGCGCGGTGGCGATCCAGAGGATCACCGTGATGCGCGTGATCGCGAAGTGGATGCCCGCGAGGTCGAAGGTGGTCAGCGGCTTGGGGAAGAACTCCAGCACGCTCGGCGCGCAGTAGCCGGGATCGTTCGGCGGGCACTCGGAGGCGAGGACGATGCTGGCGCTCACGGGCACTCCCCTCTCACTCGGTCCTGCTCAATCGGTTGTGCTCATCCGGACGTGCCGTACCTGACGACGACAAGATAGATCGCGCCGGCCATACCGAGCAGGACGCCGATCGCCTTGACGAAGGTCGTGTCCAGCCAGAGATCGATCAACCATCCGATCCCGCCCCAGACGACCACGCCGGCGAACAGCGTCCCGACGACACCCCAGCCCTCGTTCATACCGGAGACACCCGAGGGTTGACGATCGTCGGTCATGGCACGCGTACGTTATCAGCCGGTCTCGGGCCGGGCGGGACCCGCCCCCCCGCCAACAGTTGGCAAAGGATCTGGGATAATTCCCGGTCAGCGCGCCGGAGGGTCGACGTAGTAGACCTTGGCCGTCCACACGCGACGGACGTGCGACCCGGTCCACACCAGGGTCCCGGCGACCACCGACAGACCGAAGGCCTGAGGGTCCAGCCACGGTTGATCACGCACCGCGATCAGGACCACGGCGAGGACGATCAGCTTGATCAGGTATGTCCCGAGTGCGACCGGCAGCAGCAGCGATTCGGCTACTCTCCCGGCCGTCGCGACCGCGTACGCGGAGATCGAGAAGAACAGCACCACGACCGCCAGCCCGGCCAGCACCCAGACCGCCGCGCGGGCGTCGCGGACCAGCCAGGCGACCGGGACGCCGATCAGCGCGAGCACGCCGGTCGCGGCCAGACCGGACCGGACGTAGGAGATGTCCCAAGGAACCTCGGCCGGCGCGGTCACGGGGTCGACCGCCGGGACGCGCGCAGCCGGGGCACGCTGGAGAGCAGGATCGCGACCGCGGCCAGCGCGGCCACCACCGACAGCACCCGCAGCGGGTCGTCGATGATCGACATCGCCACCCCGCCGAAGGCCAGCAGGGCCGACCAGAAGTAGATGAGCAGCACGGCGCGCCGGTGCGAGTGGCCGATCTCCAGCAGCCGGTGGTGCAGGTGCAGCTTGTCCGGCGAGAACGGCGACCGGCCCGCCTTGACCCGCCGCGCCACCGCCAGCACCAGGTCGACCAGCGGCACGGCCAGCACCACCAGCGGCAGCAGGAACGGCAGGTACATCGGCAGCGTGTCGGCCGGCGAGTTGGAGAACGTCTGCGAGTCGGCGGTGCTGGACGCGGTCACCGCGGACGCGGCCAGGGTCAGCCCGATCAGCATCGAGCCGGAGTCGCCCATGAACACCCGGGCCGGCGAGAAGTTGTGCGGCAGGAACCCGACGCAGGCCCCGGCCAGCACGGCGGTCAGCAGCGACGGCGCGAACGCGACGTCGCCGTACCCCTGCCGGGCCAGGTGGTACGAGTACGCGAAGAAGGCCAGCGCCGCGATCGCGGACACGCCGGCGGCCAGCCCGTCCAGGCCGTCGATGAAGTTGATCGCGTTGATCGTGAGCAGGCAGAGCACCACGGTCAGGCCGACGGAGTCGTTGCGGGCGAAGGAGAGCGTGCCCACTCCCCCGAACGGCACGTAGAGCACCAGCAGCTGGACACCGAGCAGCACCATCACGCCGGCCGCGAAGACCTGGCCGGCCAGCTTGGTCAGCGAGTCCAGCTCCCAGCGGTCGTCCAGCACGCCGAGCAGGCAGATGATCCCGCCCGCGATGAGCAGCGCGGTCGTCTCCGACCCGGTGTCGTACGCGCGGCGCAGCGTCGGCATCAGGTGCGCCACCAGCAGGCCCACCGACATCCCGGCGAAGATCGCGACCCCGCCGAGACGCGGCGTCGGGATCGCGTGCACGTCCCGGTCCCGGGGGCGGGCGACCGCCCCCCACCGCCGCGCGGCGACCCGCACCACCGGGGTGAGCAGGAAGGTCACCGCCGCGGCGATGCAGAAGACCAGCGCGTACTCGCGCATCGATCAGCCTCGGGCGTACGCCGGGTGGGCCTGCACGAGCTTCTCCACGCCGGCGGCGACCTCGGCCGCCGAGTCCGGCTTCGTGACCGCACGGGCGATGAGCCCGGCGATCTCGGTGGCGTCGGCCTCGGTCATGCCCTGGGTGGTGATCGCCGGCGTGCCGACCCGGATCCCGGACGCCGTCATCGGCGGCTGCGGGTCGTAGGGAATGGCGTTCTTGTTCAGGGTGATCCGGGCCGCGTCGCAGCGGGCCTCGGCGTCCTTGCCGGTGACCTCGACCCCGCGCAGGTCGATCAGCGCGAGGTGGGTGTCGGTGCCGCCGGATACCGGTCGCATCCCTTCGGCCGCGAGCCCGGCCGCCAGCGCCTGCGCGTTCGCGATGACCTGCCGCGTGTACGCCTGGTACGCCGGCTGGGCCGCCTCCTTCAGCGCCACCGCCTTGGCCGCCACCGAGTGCATCAGCGGGCCGCCCTGGGTGAACGGGAAGACCGCCTTGTCGATCGCCTTGGCCATGTCCGCGCGGCAGACGATCATGCCGCCGCGGGGGCCGCGCAGGACCTTGTGGGTGGTGAAGCAGACCACGTCCGCGTACGGCACCGGGGACGGGATGGCCTGGCCGGCCACCAGCCCGATGAAGTGCGCCGCGTCGACCATCAGCTTCGCGCCGACCTCGTCGGCGATCTCCCGGAACGCGGCGAAGTCGATCAGCCGCGGGTACGCCGTGGCGCCGCAGATGATCATCTTCGGGCGGTGCTCCCGGGCCAGGTCGCGGACCTGGTCGTAGTCGATCAGCTCGGTGTCCTCGCGGACGCCGTACGCGACGTTGTCGAACCACCTGCCGGAGAAGCTGACCTTCGACCCGTGGGTCAGGTGGCCGCCGTGCGGCAGCGACATCGCCAGCACGGTGTCACCGGGCTGGCAGATCGCCGCGTACGCCGCGAGGTTGGCGCTGGCGCCCGAGTGCGGCTGGAGGTTGGCGTGCTCGGCGCCGAAGAGCTCCTTGGCCCGTGCGATACCGATCTCCTCGGCCTGGTCGACGACCTGGCAGCCGCCGTAGTAGCGCCGGCCGGGGTAACCCTCCGCGTACTTGTTCGACAGGGTCGAGCCGAGCGCGGCCAGCACGGCCGGCGAGGTGAAGTTCTCGCTCGCGATGAGCTGAAGACCCGACCGCAGCCGGTCCAGCTCCCCCAGCACCACCCCCGCGATCTCGGGATCCTCCGCCTGCAGGGCGTCGAAATCGGGTCCCCAGAAGGGCGTGCTGGTCATCGGATCGCTCCTCGTGCGGATCGGTGGCGGCTCCAGTCCAGGGCCCGGGCAATCACGGGGACCCTATCCCGGTAGCCGCGTCGGACCGGCGCCGGTCCGGCCACCGTGTCGAGCACGAAGTCGACCCAGGCGGCGGTCTGCGTGACCATGTCCCGCTGGGCCGGATCGTTGTCGGTGGGGTCTTCCAGGTCGTACGCGTCGGTCACGTACGGGCTGCCCGGCTGGTGCCGTTGCTCCCGCAGCGTGCTCGCCCGGGCCACCAGCGCCCGCAGCCGGGAGCCGACCGGACCGGCGGGCAGATCGTCGCCGCTGATCCCCTCGCTGAGCCGGGCCAGCTCGCCGAGAGTGAACGTGCGGTGCCGGGAGGCCAGCTGCAGTCGCCAGACCGCCCGGACGTGCTCGGCGGTCGAGGCGATGACGAGGTCGGCGCCGGCCACCGCCTCGGGGGTCAGCCGGGTGGAGCGGGCCGCGGCCACCTCGGCCGCGTCGACACCGGCCCGGCGCAGCGCGCTCGCGGTGCCCGGCTCGACCGGCCGGTCGGGCGTGGCCCAGGTCCCGGCGCTGCCGACGACCACCTCCGCGCTCGCCGGACCCCCGGCTCTCGCCCGCAGCCCGGACCGCAGCAGCAGCTCCGCCGCGGGTGAGCGGCAGACGTTGGCGGTGCAGACGCACAGGACGTGCGCGGGGTCGCCCATCGACCCAGGTTACGTCGGCTGCGGGGGT contains:
- a CDS encoding F0F1 ATP synthase subunit beta (Produces ATP from ADP in the presence of a proton gradient across the membrane. The beta chain is a regulatory subunit) — its product is MTAVREPQETATGTGRVVRVTGPVVDVEFGRGEMPELNNALHVGVDLGEGNPLNKELTLEVAQHIGDNTVRAISMQPTDGLIRGATVSDTGRPIEVPVGDQVKGHVFNALGRCLDDPSFRAGEVWPIHRSAPPFDQLEGKTELLETGIKVIDLLTPYVAGGKIGLFGGAGVGKTVLIQEMIRRVAQEFGGVSVFAGVGERTREGNDLFLEMTESGVINQTALVFGQMDEPPGTRLRVGLSALTMAEYFR
- a CDS encoding F0F1 ATP synthase subunit gamma, with amino-acid sequence MAGTLRILRRRIRAVTQTKQITKAMELVATSRIAKAQLRVQASLPYVNELTRALSALASNSNTDHPLLSERENPRRAAILVITSDRGLAGAYSSNALRTANGLESLLREEGKEPVRYVIGRKGSAYYRFRNREVAQEWTGFSEQPAFTDAREVGSTLVRSFLAGMDDTDEGGGEDGVVGVDEIHIVYTEFKSMLSQNPVAKRIAPLVVEESEEEAPEGYLPAYEFEPEPAELLGALLPKYVNARIYAALLESAASESASRRRAMKSATDNAEDLIKTYTRQANQARQAEITQEISEIVGGADALASAGSERS
- the atpA gene encoding F0F1 ATP synthase subunit alpha — its product is MAELTISTDEIRSALDEYVSSYSPEVTREEVGTVAETGDGIARVEGLPSAMTNELLRFEDGTLGLALNLDVREIGVVILGDQQGIDEDQPVYRTGEILSVPVGDNFLGRVVDPLGEPIDGLGDIASDERRPLELQAPTVVQRQPVREPLQTGIKAIDAMTAIGRGQRQLIIGDRQTGKTAIAIDTIINQKANWATGDPKQQVRCIYVAIGQKGSTIAALRQTLEEAGALEYTTIVAAPASDAAGFKYLAPYTGSAIGQHWMYAGNHVLIVFDDLSKQAEAYRAVSLLLRRPPGREAYPGDVFYLHSRLLERCAKLSDELGGGSMTGFPIIETRGNDISAYIPTNVISITDGQIFLETGLFNSGVRPAINVGVSVSRVAGNAQIKAMKTVAGTLRLNLAQYRELEAFSAFGSDLDQASQDQLARGSRLVELLKQPQYSPYPVEREVVSIWAGATGALDVVPVGDVRKFEGEFLDYLSRDHQGIYDAILQTGKLEDDTVESLKGAIDSFKNEFQTSEGKQLIVNEPDAEAMDSDQVGQEKVTRYKQPQPARNQG
- a CDS encoding F0F1 ATP synthase subunit delta, which translates into the protein MAGSGAASRETLAAGTAALDGLIDRSTASDLVALAEQLAEVTVLLDRESGLRRALSDSSAEPDRRQALFDRVLGQQLDVRALELLRPLVRERWSSSADLADAVETLSRRASLGVAERSGTLDDVEDELFRFGRIIGGEPRLRQALQDGSTPIERRLELLDRLIGERVDPTTRRLLDQTVRAPRGRSLEHALDELVELAADRRERYVAYVTAPAALSDQQEQRLVTALGRIYGRAVSLQIAVDPQLLGGLVVRVNDEVIDGSVLSRLSGLRHRLAG
- the atpE gene encoding ATP synthase F0 subunit C — its product is MSFLAEVNGNVGTIGYGLAAIGPGIGVGIVFAAYIQATARQPESAGLTRTYLFLGFALSEALAILGFVVPFIIT
- the atpB gene encoding F0F1 ATP synthase subunit A is translated as MSASIVLASECPPNDPGYCAPSVLEFFPKPLTTFDLAGIHFAITRITVILWIATALMVLFFVYATRHPKLVPGRLQYFGESAYSFVRDGVSREVIGSEGLRFAPYLASLFFFIVINNVMGIIPFAQISPMGRFAFPVVLAAITYILFNYLGIRQQGLGPYFKNNLFPPGVPPALYILVTPIEFASTFIFRPFTLAVRLFANMLAGHLLLAVFATGTVYLLTVGNFSVIFFPVSFLMTLVMTFFELLIELLQAYVFVVLTATFISGAMETEH
- a CDS encoding MraY family glycosyltransferase, translating into MREYALVFCIAAAVTFLLTPVVRVAARRWGAVARPRDRDVHAIPTPRLGGVAIFAGMSVGLLVAHLMPTLRRAYDTGSETTALLIAGGIICLLGVLDDRWELDSLTKLAGQVFAAGVMVLLGVQLLVLYVPFGGVGTLSFARNDSVGLTVVLCLLTINAINFIDGLDGLAAGVSAIAALAFFAYSYHLARQGYGDVAFAPSLLTAVLAGACVGFLPHNFSPARVFMGDSGSMLIGLTLAASAVTASSTADSQTFSNSPADTLPMYLPFLLPLVVLAVPLVDLVLAVARRVKAGRSPFSPDKLHLHHRLLEIGHSHRRAVLLIYFWSALLAFGGVAMSIIDDPLRVLSVVAALAAVAILLSSVPRLRASRRSTP
- the glyA gene encoding serine hydroxymethyltransferase, translated to MTSTPFWGPDFDALQAEDPEIAGVVLGELDRLRSGLQLIASENFTSPAVLAALGSTLSNKYAEGYPGRRYYGGCQVVDQAEEIGIARAKELFGAEHANLQPHSGASANLAAYAAICQPGDTVLAMSLPHGGHLTHGSKVSFSGRWFDNVAYGVREDTELIDYDQVRDLAREHRPKMIICGATAYPRLIDFAAFREIADEVGAKLMVDAAHFIGLVAGQAIPSPVPYADVVCFTTHKVLRGPRGGMIVCRADMAKAIDKAVFPFTQGGPLMHSVAAKAVALKEAAQPAYQAYTRQVIANAQALAAGLAAEGMRPVSGGTDTHLALIDLRGVEVTGKDAEARCDAARITLNKNAIPYDPQPPMTASGIRVGTPAITTQGMTEADATEIAGLIARAVTKPDSAAEVAAGVEKLVQAHPAYARG